Proteins from a genomic interval of Triplophysa dalaica isolate WHDGS20190420 chromosome 13, ASM1584641v1, whole genome shotgun sequence:
- the lratd1 gene encoding protein LRATD1 codes for MGNQLDRITHLNYSELPTGDPSGIEKDELRVGVAYFFSDEEEELDDRSQTDSFKDNNSPSKDGPVVLNEIEYSAFCCQECIYSKLRENEDLNVYSVKTLLTMCKPGDLLELVASAQAPHWAIFEGEDQVIHLYKGEIRKDSLFEISCGRQGRIVNNRYRYRPLPADLVMQNASGHLGLSSGEICWTNSESFAAWCRFGKRELKAGGEAHSVEQRYFLKVHLSESTVHTLVFRSLEEMIRERRRVDASGILTELSLVNGKE; via the coding sequence ATGGGAAACCAACTGGACCGGATCACACACCTGAACTACAGCGAGCTACCCACCGGGGATCCATCCGGAATCGAGAAGGACGAGTTGCGTGTTGGCGTGGCATATTTCTTTTCAGATGAGGAGGAAGAACTGGACGATAGATCCCAGACGGATAGCTTTAAAGACAACAACAGTCCGAGCAAAGACGGTCCGGTAGTGCTCAATGAGATCGAGTACTCGGCGTTCTGCTGCCAGGAATGTATCTACTCAAAACTGCGAGAGAACGAGGACCTGAATGTTTATTCGGTGAAAACTTTATTAACCATGTGCAAACCCGGAGATCTATTGGAGTTAGTGGCCAGCGCGCAAGCCCCGCACTGGGCGATATTTGAAGGGGAGGACCAGGTTATACACCTCTACAAAGGGGAGATCCGCAAAGACAGCTTGTTTGAGATCAGCTGCGGTCGGCAGGGCAGGATAGTAAACAATCGGTACCGGTACCGGCCGCTGCCTGCCGATTTGGTGATGCAGAACGCGAGCGGGCACCTTGGGCTCAGCAGCGGCGAGATTTGCTGGACGAACTCGGAAAGTTTCGCTGCCTGGTGCCGTTTCGGCAAACGGGAGCTTAAAGCGGGCGGGGAGGCGCACTCGGTCGAGCAGCGTTACTTTCTGAAGGTGCACCTGTCCGAGAGCACCGTGCACACGCTCGTGTTCCGCAGCCTCGAGGAGATGATACGAGAGAGACGGCGGGTGGACGCCAGTGGGATTCTGACGGAGCTGTCGTTGGTTAACGGAAAGGAATGA